The following are encoded in a window of Magnetovibrio sp. genomic DNA:
- a CDS encoding DUF4349 domain-containing protein: MRSAVLLSMAAVVLVLSGCDEPSRDVPPQPLTKNAPTAIMGMTAPQRLMSAEMAVDTSPGPRMQIGRTYAIEVAEGPVSEAMEADREFCLKLGCSVTAVNSATSFARPTASLSALVPQDKAAEFHAHVMNAKGRAVTAFHETAQNRDEHYQDIQARLERLAYMRTRLYALADQKSSNIGELLQVERELMRVETEIERFTRDRKGVEKVTDNVAFDLNYSERPPKAGDVDFSPFTGLVSDVANTVIYAVRVTILWLARWLPAAVLVLGGAYLVRRRLRRKPE, from the coding sequence ATGCGATCCGCCGTTCTACTGTCCATGGCCGCCGTCGTTTTGGTTCTGTCCGGTTGTGACGAACCCAGCCGCGATGTGCCGCCTCAGCCGCTGACGAAAAACGCGCCGACGGCAATCATGGGCATGACCGCCCCGCAACGCCTCATGAGCGCCGAAATGGCGGTCGATACCAGTCCCGGTCCGCGCATGCAGATCGGGCGCACCTATGCGATCGAGGTTGCCGAAGGCCCGGTTTCCGAGGCGATGGAGGCGGACCGCGAGTTTTGCCTCAAGCTCGGCTGTAGCGTCACGGCGGTGAACAGCGCCACCAGTTTCGCCCGACCGACCGCATCGCTGAGCGCCCTGGTGCCCCAAGACAAAGCGGCTGAATTTCACGCCCATGTGATGAACGCCAAGGGACGCGCCGTGACGGCGTTCCATGAAACCGCACAAAACCGTGATGAGCACTATCAAGATATCCAGGCACGGCTGGAACGTTTGGCCTACATGCGCACCCGGCTCTATGCGCTGGCGGACCAGAAATCGTCGAACATCGGCGAATTGCTGCAGGTCGAACGCGAACTGATGCGCGTCGAAACCGAAATCGAGCGTTTCACCCGCGACCGCAAGGGGGTGGAAAAAGTCACCGATAACGTGGCCTTCGACCTCAACTACAGCGAACGCCCGCCCAAGGCCGGGGACGTGGATTTTTCACCGTTTACCGGGCTGGTGTCGGATGTCGCCAACACCGTCATTTACGCCGTGCGCGTCACGATCTTGTGGCTGGCGCGATGGCTGCCCGCCGCCGTGCTGGTGCTGGGCGGTGCCTACCTGGTGCGCCGTCGATTGCGCCGCAAGCCTGAATGA
- a CDS encoding alanine--glyoxylate aminotransferase family protein, translating into MTVSSFHPPRRMLMGPGPSDIDSRVLQALGRPVIGHLDPEFILMMDEVKGLLHYAFQTTNQMTLPISAPGSAGMESCFVNLVEPGDSVVVCVNGVFGGRMVENVERCGATAIKVEDDWGTPVNLNKLEDTLKANPGVKAVAFVHAETSTGVQSDAAAISALAHEHGALVIMDAVTSLGGTPVMVDEWKIDACYSGTQKCLSCVPGISPVTFSDRALDTIRGRNHKVQSWFLDMNLIMGYWSSEGATRSYHHTAPVNTLYALHESLVMLKEEGIENAWKRHRRNHLALKAGLDALGLKLIVDEAHRLPQLNAVQVPDSVDEALVRRRLLSEYGIEIGAGLGALAGKVWRIGLMGQSSSPRHVTLALSALEAVLTDMGVSTGQGGAAAAAQKVLLA; encoded by the coding sequence ATGACCGTTTCATCCTTTCATCCGCCCCGCCGCATGCTCATGGGGCCGGGCCCTTCCGATATCGATTCCCGTGTGTTGCAGGCGCTGGGGCGTCCCGTCATCGGCCATTTGGACCCCGAATTCATCTTGATGATGGACGAGGTCAAGGGCTTGCTGCATTACGCCTTTCAGACCACCAATCAGATGACCCTGCCGATCAGTGCGCCGGGTTCTGCGGGCATGGAAAGCTGTTTCGTCAATTTGGTCGAACCGGGCGACAGCGTCGTGGTGTGCGTCAACGGCGTGTTCGGCGGCCGCATGGTCGAAAACGTCGAACGCTGCGGCGCAACCGCGATCAAGGTCGAAGACGACTGGGGCACGCCGGTCAATTTGAACAAGCTGGAAGACACCCTCAAAGCCAATCCCGGCGTCAAAGCGGTGGCGTTTGTCCATGCCGAAACGTCCACGGGCGTGCAATCGGATGCGGCGGCGATTTCCGCGCTGGCCCATGAACACGGTGCGCTGGTCATCATGGACGCGGTGACGTCGCTGGGCGGCACCCCGGTGATGGTCGACGAATGGAAGATCGACGCGTGTTATTCCGGCACCCAGAAATGCTTGAGCTGCGTGCCCGGTATCTCCCCCGTGACGTTTTCCGATCGCGCCCTGGACACCATTCGCGGGCGCAATCACAAAGTTCAAAGCTGGTTTTTGGACATGAACCTGATCATGGGCTATTGGAGCAGCGAAGGCGCCACCCGCTCCTACCACCATACCGCCCCGGTCAACACGCTCTACGCGTTGCATGAAAGCTTGGTAATGCTGAAGGAAGAAGGCATTGAAAACGCCTGGAAGCGCCACCGCCGCAATCACCTGGCGTTGAAAGCCGGGTTGGACGCACTGGGCCTCAAGCTGATCGTCGACGAAGCGCACCGCTTGCCGCAATTGAACGCAGTTCAAGTTCCCGACAGCGTCGACGAAGCCTTGGTGCGCCGTCGTCTGCTGTCGGAATACGGCATCGAAATCGGCGCGGGCCTCGGCGCGTTGGCCGGTAAGGTGTGGCGCATCGGCCTGATGGGGCAAAGTTCCAGCCCGCGTCACGTCACGTTGGCGTTGTCGGCGTTGGAAGCGGTGCTCACCGACATGGGCGTGTCCACCGGCCAAGGCGGCGCGGCAGCGGCTGCGCAAAAGGTCCTGTTGGCCTAA
- the recO gene encoding DNA repair protein RecO translates to MDWQDDGIVLSARRHGETSAIVTLLTRERGAHAGLVKGGFAKRTRALIEPGNRVRATWRARLSEHLGNFQLESVHSYAAGLLDSPDRLAAMAAALAVSAAALPEREAHPALYEVLGAFLDALEHGDISEHVEGWGSLYVKWELGLLQELGFRLDLDHCAATGVTEDLVWVSPKSARAVSREAGEPYKAQLLPLPAFVRATGGIADTLNEVLQGLKLTGYFLERHIFAPHQKQVPQARARLVERLGAQT, encoded by the coding sequence ATGGACTGGCAAGACGACGGCATCGTTCTTTCGGCGCGCAGGCACGGTGAAACATCGGCCATCGTGACCCTTTTGACGCGCGAACGCGGTGCCCATGCGGGCTTGGTCAAAGGCGGTTTTGCCAAGCGCACGCGCGCGCTGATCGAACCCGGCAACCGCGTGCGCGCCACCTGGCGGGCGCGGTTGAGCGAACATCTCGGCAATTTTCAGCTCGAATCGGTGCACAGCTACGCCGCCGGACTGCTCGACAGTCCAGACCGGCTGGCGGCCATGGCGGCGGCATTGGCCGTGAGCGCGGCGGCGCTGCCCGAACGCGAGGCCCATCCGGCGCTATACGAGGTGCTGGGCGCGTTTCTCGACGCGTTGGAACACGGCGACATTTCCGAACACGTCGAAGGCTGGGGCAGCCTTTACGTCAAATGGGAACTGGGTTTGTTGCAAGAACTGGGCTTTCGCCTCGATCTCGACCATTGCGCCGCCACAGGGGTCACCGAAGACCTGGTTTGGGTCTCACCCAAATCGGCGCGGGCGGTGTCGCGCGAAGCCGGTGAGCCTTACAAAGCGCAACTGTTGCCGTTGCCCGCGTTCGTGCGCGCAACGGGCGGCATCGCCGACACCCTCAATGAGGTCCTACAAGGCTTGAAGCTGACCGGATATTTCCTCGAACGCCACATCTTCGCCCCGCATCAAAAGCAGGTGCCCCAAGCCCGCGCCCGGCTTGTGGAGCGGTTAGGGGCGCAGACTTGA
- the parC gene encoding DNA topoisomerase IV subunit A, which produces MSEPALKGEIRDTRLADALSERYLSYAMSTIMSRSLPDVRDGLKPVHRRLLYAMQQLKLDPKSGFKKCARVVGDVMGKYHPHGDMSIYDAMVRLSQDFAVRYPLIDGQGNFGNIDGDNAAAMRYTEARMTAVAMAILDGIDQDTVDFRPTYDGEEDEPTVMPSNFPNLLANGAAGIAVGMATSIPPHNVGELCDAFKHLIKYPNATIDKLVEFIQGPDFPTGGEVAETRDAIVQAYKTGRGGFRVRAKWVKEDLGRGTYQIVITEIPYQVQKSKLIEKIAELITNKKLPILTDIRDESAEDIRVVLEPRTGKVEPEMLMEQLYRLTDLESRFSLNMNVLDADNTPRVMNLREVLRAFLDHRMVVLQRRSNYRLGQIAHRLEVLGGMLVAYLNLDEVIRIIREEDNAKAALIEAFKLTDVQVEAILNMRLRQLRKLEEMEIRTENDALVGEQAELTALLGDEDKRWATITAEINTIKENFGPKTELGKRRTVIGDAPTAVVVPLEAMIEREPITVVSSEKGWIRAIKGHLTEEQIKDLKYKEGDKGRFAITAQTTDKLLVFATNGRFYTIGCDKLPGGRGHGEPLRLMVDLPNDADVTTMLVHVPGRKLIVASDSGHGFIVPEDEVLAQTKNGKVVLNVGAGAEATACTILPEGADSIAAIGSNRKIVIFPIDEMPEMTRGKGVILQRYKKGGGAVLRDVKAFKLEDGLSFPFGSGWRTETELIRWQGKRAGAGALAPRGFPTSNKFS; this is translated from the coding sequence ATGTCCGAACCGGCCCTCAAAGGCGAAATCCGCGATACCCGTCTCGCCGACGCACTATCCGAGCGTTATCTGTCGTATGCCATGTCGACCATCATGTCGCGCTCGTTGCCCGATGTGCGCGACGGCCTCAAACCGGTGCACCGGCGCTTGCTCTACGCCATGCAGCAATTGAAGCTGGATCCCAAGTCGGGGTTCAAGAAATGCGCCCGCGTGGTCGGCGACGTGATGGGTAAGTATCACCCCCACGGCGACATGTCGATTTACGACGCCATGGTGCGCCTGTCGCAAGATTTCGCGGTGCGTTACCCGCTGATCGACGGCCAGGGCAATTTCGGCAACATTGACGGCGATAACGCCGCCGCCATGCGCTACACCGAAGCCCGCATGACCGCGGTGGCGATGGCCATTTTGGACGGCATCGACCAAGATACGGTCGATTTCCGCCCCACCTACGACGGCGAGGAAGACGAACCGACGGTGATGCCGTCGAACTTTCCCAACCTGCTGGCCAATGGCGCGGCGGGCATCGCGGTGGGCATGGCGACGTCGATCCCGCCGCACAACGTCGGCGAGCTGTGTGATGCGTTCAAGCACCTGATCAAGTACCCCAATGCGACCATCGACAAACTGGTGGAATTCATCCAAGGCCCCGATTTCCCCACCGGCGGCGAGGTTGCGGAAACCCGCGACGCCATCGTGCAAGCCTACAAGACCGGGCGCGGCGGGTTTCGCGTGCGCGCCAAGTGGGTAAAGGAAGACCTTGGGCGCGGCACCTATCAGATCGTCATCACCGAAATTCCCTATCAGGTTCAGAAATCCAAGCTGATCGAAAAGATCGCCGAACTGATCACCAACAAAAAGCTGCCGATCCTCACCGACATCCGCGACGAAAGCGCAGAGGACATCCGCGTGGTGCTGGAACCGCGCACCGGCAAGGTCGAGCCCGAGATGCTGATGGAACAGCTCTACCGTCTGACCGACCTGGAAAGCCGCTTTTCGCTCAACATGAACGTGCTCGACGCCGACAACACGCCGCGCGTGATGAACCTGCGCGAAGTGCTGCGGGCGTTCTTGGATCACCGCATGGTGGTTTTGCAGCGCCGTTCAAACTATCGCTTGGGCCAGATCGCGCACCGCCTGGAAGTCTTGGGCGGCATGCTTGTGGCGTATCTCAATCTCGACGAGGTGATCCGCATCATCCGCGAGGAAGACAACGCCAAAGCCGCGCTGATCGAAGCCTTCAAGCTCACCGACGTGCAGGTGGAAGCCATCTTGAACATGCGCTTGCGGCAATTGCGCAAGCTCGAAGAAATGGAAATCCGCACCGAAAACGACGCCTTGGTCGGTGAACAGGCGGAACTGACCGCGCTGCTCGGCGATGAAGACAAGCGCTGGGCCACGATCACCGCGGAAATCAACACCATCAAGGAAAACTTCGGCCCCAAGACCGAACTGGGCAAACGCCGCACCGTGATCGGCGACGCGCCAACCGCCGTGGTGGTGCCGTTGGAAGCGATGATCGAGCGCGAACCGATCACCGTGGTGAGCTCTGAAAAAGGCTGGATCCGCGCCATCAAGGGCCATCTGACCGAAGAGCAGATCAAGGATCTGAAATACAAGGAAGGCGACAAGGGCCGTTTCGCCATCACCGCGCAAACCACCGACAAGCTGTTGGTGTTCGCCACCAACGGGCGCTTTTACACCATCGGCTGCGACAAGCTGCCGGGCGGGCGCGGCCATGGCGAACCGCTGCGCCTGATGGTCGATCTGCCCAACGATGCCGACGTGACCACCATGTTGGTCCACGTGCCGGGCCGCAAGCTGATCGTGGCGTCCGATTCCGGACACGGTTTCATCGTCCCCGAAGACGAAGTGTTGGCGCAAACCAAGAACGGCAAGGTGGTTCTGAACGTCGGCGCGGGGGCGGAGGCGACGGCCTGCACCATCCTGCCCGAAGGCGCGGATTCCATTGCCGCCATCGGCTCGAACCGCAAAATCGTCATTTTCCCCATCGATGAGATGCCTGAAATGACCCGAGGCAAGGGCGTGATCTTGCAACGCTACAAAAAAGGCGGCGGCGCGGTGTTGCGCGACGTCAAGGCGTTCAAGCTCGAAGACGGGCTGTCGTTTCCGTTCGGCAGCGGCTGGCGCACTGAAACCGAGCTGATCCGATGGCAAGGTAAACGGGCCGGTGCGGGGGCGTTGGCACCGCGCGGGTTCCCGACATCGAACAAGTTTTCGTAA
- a CDS encoding biotin transporter BioY produces the protein MMHASQVHNTLVGTLWPSSVQSNTMSSAFMRKAVLAIAGTLFLALASKIQVPLWPVPMTFGTFAVLMLGMAYGWRLAGATLLLYMAEGAVGLPVFAGTPEKGIGLAYMMSGTGGYLLGYVIAAMAVGWLAERGWDRTVLGTALAMLIGNALIYVPGVLWLGVLLGWDKPILEWGFTPFILGDVLKLALAMFLLPMAWHALGKRNRDLDAGT, from the coding sequence ATGATGCACGCATCGCAGGTTCACAACACGCTGGTTGGCACGCTGTGGCCTTCGTCGGTACAATCCAACACAATGTCCAGCGCATTCATGCGCAAAGCCGTTCTGGCCATCGCCGGAACGCTGTTTTTGGCGCTGGCGTCCAAAATCCAGGTGCCGCTGTGGCCCGTGCCGATGACCTTCGGCACCTTCGCCGTTTTGATGTTGGGCATGGCGTACGGCTGGCGACTGGCCGGCGCGACGCTGTTGCTGTACATGGCCGAAGGCGCGGTTGGATTACCGGTGTTTGCAGGCACCCCGGAAAAAGGCATCGGCCTCGCTTACATGATGAGTGGAACCGGCGGTTACCTTCTGGGCTACGTCATCGCGGCCATGGCCGTCGGTTGGCTGGCTGAAAGAGGCTGGGACCGCACCGTTTTGGGCACCGCGCTGGCGATGTTGATCGGCAACGCCCTCATTTATGTACCCGGCGTTCTGTGGTTGGGCGTATTGCTCGGTTGGGATAAGCCGATCTTGGAATGGGGCTTTACGCCGTTCATCCTCGGCGACGTGCTGAAACTGGCTTTGGCGATGTTCTTGTTGCCCATGGCCTGGCATGCCCTCGGCAAACGCAATCGTGACCTGGATGCAGGTACATGA
- a CDS encoding DUF6314 family protein yields the protein MNGPEDRGIHSGRSSATAPFRVEDLFGYLEGTWQFERKVHDALLDQEGDCIGVAQFYADGDNLNYREEGELKMGEIQTSTEREYLYTFPAPSIAEVRFPDGRFFHVLDLTKGIVRVEHKCGDDIYHGLYRVLAPNGWLAVWRIMGPRKSQVITTRYIRVTPT from the coding sequence ATGAACGGTCCTGAAGATCGTGGCATTCATTCGGGGCGGTCCTCTGCGACCGCCCCGTTTCGCGTCGAAGACCTGTTCGGCTACCTCGAAGGCACGTGGCAATTCGAACGCAAGGTCCACGATGCCCTATTGGACCAAGAGGGCGATTGCATTGGTGTGGCGCAGTTTTATGCCGACGGCGACAATCTGAACTACCGCGAAGAGGGCGAGCTCAAGATGGGCGAGATCCAAACCTCGACCGAGCGTGAGTACCTCTACACCTTTCCCGCGCCGTCGATCGCCGAGGTGCGCTTTCCCGACGGGCGTTTTTTCCACGTCCTGGATTTGACCAAGGGCATCGTGCGCGTCGAGCATAAATGCGGCGACGACATCTACCACGGCCTGTACCGGGTACTCGCACCCAACGGCTGGTTGGCGGTGTGGCGCATCATGGGGCCGCGCAAGTCCCAGGTCATCACCACACGCTATATCCGCGTCACGCCGACCTAA
- a CDS encoding TRAP transporter large permease produces MPLNEILAVIMFVTVCVALLGGFPVAFSLAGTALVFAVIGWSLDVFNFSMFGAMPSRIFGTAMTNDVLVAVPLFVFMGVMLERSKVAEELLDAMGMLFGSLRGGLGISVAVVGALLAASTGIVGATVVTMGLLSLPTMLKRGYSPSLSCGSICAAGTLGQIIPPSIVLVLLGDQISNAYIDAQRAIGNWSPEPISVGDLFAGALIPGMMLVLMYIGYQVLMAIVKPESSPAIPAEELQADGLMGRILHALVPPIVLIVSVLGSILAGVATPTEAAGVGAVGSLMLAGLRFNEGRGQAIIVGGIGLVIMLILANSFDLRMSRDEIPTTDMIAIVAAFGCVGLLLWGLGTSLKRVLETTMDGSRDPILYEVMRTTMEISAMVFVILIGAGVFSLVFRGLGGDDLVHEILANLPGGKWGAILVVMAVMFFLGFILDFIEITFVVVPIVAPVLLRMDIDPVWLGIMMAMNLQTSFLTPPFGFALFYLRGVAPESVTTGHIYRGVMPFVAIQLIGLMLLAMFPALATWLPHVIFN; encoded by the coding sequence ATGCCGCTCAATGAAATTCTCGCCGTCATCATGTTCGTTACCGTGTGCGTGGCCCTGTTGGGCGGTTTTCCGGTGGCCTTTTCGCTGGCCGGCACGGCGTTGGTGTTCGCGGTCATTGGCTGGTCGCTCGATGTCTTCAATTTCTCGATGTTCGGCGCCATGCCGTCGCGCATATTCGGCACCGCCATGACCAACGACGTGTTGGTCGCGGTGCCTTTGTTCGTGTTCATGGGGGTGATGCTGGAACGCTCCAAGGTGGCGGAAGAGCTTCTCGACGCCATGGGCATGCTGTTCGGCTCGTTGCGCGGTGGTTTGGGTATTTCGGTTGCGGTGGTTGGCGCGTTGCTGGCCGCAAGTACCGGCATCGTTGGCGCCACCGTGGTGACCATGGGCTTGCTCAGCCTGCCGACCATGCTCAAACGCGGCTATTCGCCTTCTCTGTCGTGCGGCTCGATCTGCGCGGCGGGCACCTTGGGCCAGATCATCCCGCCGTCCATCGTCTTGGTGTTGCTGGGCGATCAGATTTCCAATGCCTACATCGACGCACAGCGCGCCATTGGCAATTGGTCGCCGGAACCGATTTCGGTCGGCGATCTGTTTGCCGGCGCCTTGATTCCGGGCATGATGTTGGTGTTGATGTACATCGGCTATCAAGTGCTCATGGCCATTGTGAAGCCCGAAAGCTCCCCCGCCATTCCGGCCGAGGAACTCCAGGCCGACGGTTTGATGGGGCGTATTTTACACGCGTTGGTTCCGCCGATCGTGTTGATCGTCTCGGTGCTCGGCTCGATTTTGGCCGGTGTCGCCACGCCGACCGAAGCCGCGGGCGTCGGTGCGGTCGGTTCGTTGATGCTGGCGGGTTTGCGCTTTAACGAAGGCCGTGGCCAAGCCATCATCGTCGGCGGCATCGGTCTGGTGATCATGCTGATTCTCGCCAACAGCTTCGATCTGCGCATGAGCCGCGACGAAATTCCCACCACCGACATGATCGCCATCGTCGCCGCGTTCGGCTGCGTCGGCTTACTGCTGTGGGGGCTGGGCACCAGCCTCAAACGCGTGTTGGAAACCACCATGGACGGCAGCCGCGACCCGATTTTGTACGAAGTCATGCGCACGACCATGGAAATCAGCGCCATGGTGTTCGTCATCTTGATCGGTGCGGGGGTGTTTTCACTGGTGTTTCGCGGCCTCGGCGGCGACGACTTGGTGCACGAAATCCTCGCCAATCTGCCGGGCGGAAAATGGGGCGCGATCTTGGTGGTGATGGCGGTGATGTTCTTCCTGGGCTTCATCCTCGACTTTATCGAGATCACCTTCGTGGTGGTGCCGATCGTCGCCCCGGTGCTGTTGCGCATGGACATCGATCCGGTGTGGTTGGGCATCATGATGGCGATGAACCTGCAGACCTCGTTCCTGACCCCGCCGTTCGGTTTTGCGTTGTTTTATCTGCGCGGGGTTGCGCCTGAATCGGTCACCACCGGGCACATCTATCGCGGTGTGATGCCGTTCGTCGCCATCCAGCTCATCGGCCTGATGTTGCTGGCGATGTTCCCGGCGCTGGCGACGTGGTTGCCGCACGTGATCTTCAACTAA
- a CDS encoding TRAP transporter small permease subunit produces MGFLEKLYLAIDSFNNRIGRIISWTAIIMVLVQFLVVVMRYIFSLGFIWMQESVLYLHSILFMLGAGYTLLHEGHVRVDIFYREHGERGKAVVDFIGSIVFLLPVCVLLWWWSWPYVAQSWAIGEGSRETSGIQAVYILKTLILMFAALIAVQGVSMMLRSMLTLTGHITEHAREDGAHV; encoded by the coding sequence ATGGGGTTTCTTGAGAAGCTGTATTTAGCCATCGATTCCTTCAACAATCGCATTGGACGGATTATTTCGTGGACTGCGATCATTATGGTCTTGGTCCAGTTCCTGGTTGTGGTGATGCGCTATATCTTCAGTCTCGGATTCATCTGGATGCAGGAATCGGTGCTCTATCTGCATTCGATCCTGTTCATGCTCGGTGCGGGCTACACTTTGCTGCACGAAGGTCACGTGCGGGTTGACATCTTCTACCGCGAACATGGCGAACGCGGCAAAGCGGTGGTCGACTTCATCGGTTCGATCGTGTTTTTGCTGCCGGTGTGCGTGTTGTTGTGGTGGTGGTCGTGGCCGTATGTGGCGCAATCTTGGGCGATCGGTGAAGGGTCGCGCGAAACCAGCGGCATTCAAGCCGTGTACATACTCAAAACCCTGATTTTGATGTTTGCCGCGCTGATCGCGGTACAAGGCGTGTCGATGATGTTGAGATCGATGCTGACCCTCACCGGGCACATAACCGAACATGCCCGTGAAGATGGAGCCCACGTCTGA
- a CDS encoding TRAP transporter substrate-binding protein: MKRRDFVKGAALAAGAVALAACGQKEEQAAAPKDAAPAPAMPPAPAISKQMRELKMVTTWPKGFPGLGTGAQRLADSITAMTDGRITVKLFGGGELVPALESFDAVSNGTADMYHGADYYWQGKSKAFNFFTAVPFGLTANEMDAWLYYGGGQELWDELSAGFNVKPFAAGNTGVQMGGWFNKEMNTVEDYKGLKMRMPGLGGEVLRQIGGQSITLPGGEIFPSLQSGAIDATEWVGPWNDLAMGFYKVTKYYYYPGFHEPGSTLSCGVNAGVWNSLSAEDKAVVQFACAAENNRMFGEFNAKNGDSLDTLINEHGVQLRRQSDDILKAIGDASGDVMAAVAASDPLSQKIYDNFLSFRKKAMGWTSLSETAYTAARALDYKYGA, from the coding sequence ATGAAACGTCGTGATTTTGTTAAAGGCGCGGCCCTGGCCGCCGGTGCAGTCGCCCTCGCCGCGTGCGGGCAAAAAGAAGAACAAGCCGCCGCACCCAAGGATGCTGCGCCAGCGCCCGCGATGCCGCCTGCGCCGGCCATCTCCAAACAAATGCGCGAATTGAAAATGGTCACGACTTGGCCAAAGGGCTTCCCGGGCCTGGGCACCGGTGCACAGCGATTGGCCGATTCCATCACCGCAATGACCGATGGCCGCATCACCGTGAAATTGTTCGGCGGCGGCGAGTTGGTTCCGGCTCTGGAATCGTTCGACGCAGTGTCCAACGGCACCGCAGACATGTACCACGGCGCCGATTACTACTGGCAAGGCAAGTCCAAGGCGTTCAACTTCTTCACCGCAGTTCCGTTTGGTCTGACGGCCAACGAAATGGACGCCTGGCTCTATTACGGCGGTGGTCAAGAGCTGTGGGACGAACTGTCGGCCGGTTTCAACGTCAAACCGTTCGCCGCGGGCAACACCGGCGTGCAGATGGGCGGCTGGTTCAACAAGGAAATGAACACTGTCGAGGATTACAAAGGCCTGAAGATGCGTATGCCCGGCCTGGGCGGCGAAGTTCTGCGCCAGATCGGCGGTCAGTCGATCACCCTTCCGGGCGGCGAAATCTTCCCGTCGTTGCAGTCGGGCGCCATCGACGCGACCGAATGGGTCGGTCCTTGGAACGATCTCGCCATGGGCTTCTATAAAGTTACCAAGTACTACTACTATCCGGGCTTCCACGAGCCCGGCTCGACGCTGAGTTGCGGCGTCAACGCCGGTGTGTGGAACAGCCTGAGCGCGGAAGACAAGGCCGTCGTTCAGTTCGCCTGCGCTGCGGAAAACAACCGTATGTTCGGCGAATTCAACGCCAAGAACGGCGACTCGCTTGACACTTTGATCAACGAACACGGCGTTCAGTTGCGCCGCCAGTCCGACGACATCCTCAAAGCCATCGGCGATGCGTCTGGCGACGTCATGGCGGCGGTTGCGGCCTCGGATCCGTTGTCGCAGAAAATTTACGACAACTTCCTGTCGTTCCGTAAAAAGGCCATGGGCTGGACCTCGTTGTCTGAAACCGCGTACACCGCGGCGCGCGCCCTCGACTACAAATACGGCGCCTGA
- a CDS encoding arginyltransferase encodes MRHNLTSNTHFFFTTTPLPCPYLEDRLERRMVTELMGPDATVLNDKLSLAGFRRSHTIAYAPVCDGCSACVSVRVPVRDFAANRTQRRIWSRNADLVVGERAAIATREQYELFKRYIDTRHGDGDMALMGHSDYRALVEETPVRSNLVEFRDADGQLLAGCLTDRLGDGLSAVYSFFDTSDAKRSLGTYVVMWLIQRARDLGLDFVYLGYWVQGSPKMDYKRNFRPLEAYTPNGWKRLPAAQNRKPSNT; translated from the coding sequence ATGCGCCATAATCTTACGTCCAACACGCATTTCTTTTTCACCACCACCCCTTTGCCTTGTCCGTATCTTGAAGACCGCCTTGAACGTCGCATGGTCACCGAATTGATGGGCCCCGACGCCACGGTGTTGAACGACAAGCTGTCCCTGGCCGGATTTCGCCGCAGTCACACCATTGCCTACGCCCCCGTCTGTGACGGCTGTTCGGCATGCGTATCCGTGCGTGTCCCCGTGCGCGATTTCGCCGCCAACCGCACCCAGCGCCGCATTTGGTCGCGCAACGCCGATTTGGTGGTGGGTGAACGCGCGGCCATCGCCACGCGCGAACAATATGAGCTGTTCAAACGCTACATTGACACCCGTCACGGCGACGGCGACATGGCCTTGATGGGCCATTCCGATTACCGTGCCTTGGTCGAAGAGACGCCTGTGCGCTCGAATTTGGTGGAATTCCGCGATGCCGACGGTCAATTGCTTGCGGGTTGCCTGACGGACCGCCTCGGTGACGGGTTGAGCGCGGTTTACAGCTTTTTCGACACGTCCGACGCCAAGCGCAGCTTGGGCACCTATGTCGTCATGTGGTTGATCCAACGCGCCCGCGATCTGGGGTTGGACTTCGTCTATCTCGGCTATTGGGTGCAAGGCAGCCCGAAGATGGATTACAAACGCAACTTCCGTCCGTTGGAAGCCTACACGCCAAATGGATGGAAGCGCTTGCCAGCGGCGCAAAATCGAAAGCCTTCAAACACATAA